GCGCAGCGTGGGCAGCACGCCGAGGTCGGCGTCGTCGACGCGCTCGATCGTCGGGCGGCGCAGCACGAGCGAGCGCGGGGTCTCGAGCACACGGTCGTCGGGACCGGCGACGGCCGAGCCGCCGTGCGGCTCGTGCGCGGCGCGCAGCACGAGCGGCACGAGCGCATCCATGACCGCCCTCGGCGACGCATCGGCCGCGATGCTCACGGCGATGCCGGGGTAGACGGCGATCGACGCGGGCAGCGGCGCGCCACCGTCGAGCGCGCGCCCGAGGTGCAGCTGCTGCGCCCTCCCCCGCTCGGCGTGCGCGAGCGCGAGGTGCAGGCGACGGCGCAATCGGATGCGGTCGACGGCGCGTGCGTCGGCCGTGCCGTGCACCTCCTCGGCGAAGCGGCGGATGCGCGTGCGTGCGTCGGGTTCGCCGACGGGCAGCGCGTACCAGTCGCCCGGCAGCGGCAGCTCGAGCCTCATCGCAGGCCCCGCACCGCGGGCGCGTCGACGACGATCGACCGCCGAGACACGATGCCGAGGCCGACGAGCCCGGCGTCGGCGGCGATGCGCCGCGCGTCGAGCCGCACCTCGTGCGGGCGGTGCGTCGTGAACGCGACGGTCGCGCGCGGCATGCCGGCGCCGGCGCTCGCGAGCGCCGCGAGGGCGCCGCGCGCGGCGTCGCCCGGCGCCTCGGCGACCGCGGGGTCGAGGTCGACGTGCACGACGAGCGCCGTGCGCCACGGCGCACCGTCGGCGACCTCGGCGACGGATGCGCTCACGACGCCATCGACGGCGGCGATCGCCGCCTCGAGCGCTGCTCGATCGGTCATCCGGCCTTCCCCTGCCCGCGCTGGTAGACCGACGAGTGCTGCGTCTCGGTCTCGCTGAAGTACCGATCGAGGCCGACGCGCTCGACCCACTCCTGCGCGACCGATCCCGACAGGTCGCCCTGCTGCTGCAGCGTCGTCTCGTACGCGGCGCCCTCGTGCGGCACGAACGGCGCGTCCGGCGGCGGGTCGATCTCGATGCGCGTGCGGTTCGGGTCGTCGCGGTGGTAGCCGCCCGACGGGTCCTCGAGCAGCGGCACGGGGTCGCCGACGTGCTCGACCGACAGCACGGGGATGTGCGAGGGCACGGCCACGTCGTCGACCGGCGAGCCCGCGACGACGACGGCGTCGACGTCGTACTGCGCCGTGAACGACGGATCGGCGGCGAGGTTCGCGGCCGTGATGCCGCCGAGGCTCCACCCCGACAGCACGACGCCGGCGCCGTCGGGCACGCCCGCGTCGGCCATCGCCTGCCGCACGGCGCGCTCGAGCTGCGTCGGGTCCTCGCCGAACTTCGCGGCGGCGTCGCTCGAGATGTCGTTGAAGCCGTCGGTGCCGGGCGTCCACTGCTGCGTGCTCGGGATGTTGACGCGGTATCGCGTGACGCCGTCGGCGCCGACGACCTCGGTGACGGTGATCATCGTCGAGTTCGACGAGTCGTAGCCGTCGGGCGCACCCGTGACCGCGTCGACGTCGCGGTTGCCTGCCTGCAGCTCGGCGAGCAGGTCGCCGGCCGTCGCGTCGTCGAGGTCGCGCTCGACGACCTTCTCGCGGTTCCACTTCAGCTCGGGGTCGCCCGCATCCTGCTCGATGAGCCAGTCGAGCACGCCGGGCGCCGTCGTGCGCAGCGTCTCGATGGCGCCTGCCATGAGCGCCGCGTCGATCTCGCCCGTGCGCAGCAGCGTGCGCACGAACGCCTCGGCGCCGCCGTTCGTCACGAACAGCACGACGGCGGCGAGCAGCAGCCCGCCCAGCAGCGCGACGATGCCGCCGACCGCGATCAGGGCGACGGCGATGGCGGCGAGCACGATGACGGCGACCGCCACGAGCACGACGGCCGCGATCCACTCGAGCACCGCGACGATCGCGTCGGCGATGGCCTCGAAGAGGTCGGTGATGCCGCCCCACAGGTCGTCCCAGAACGAGTCGTTGATCTCTGCGTCCTCGACCTCGGCGCGGATGCGCGCCTCGGCCTCCTCGGCGGCGGAGCGCTTGCGCTCGACGGCGACGAGCCAGTCGTCGTACGCCTCCTGGCGCGCGGCCTCGTGCGCGGCGACGACCGCCGCCTGGTCGCCGACGGGGTCGCCAGCGGCGTCGTCGGGCGTCGCCGCCTCGAGGTCCTTGCGCCGATCCTCGGCGTCGCCCGCTGCGGCATCGGCCGCATCCCAGCGATCGATCGCGTCGTCGGCCGACGTCTGCGCGAGCCGCAGCTCGGCGGCGTAGTCGACGAGCGCCTGGCCCGTGACGTCGTAGCGCGAGCGCGCCTTGGCGATCTGCTCGGAGACGTCGCCCGCGGCGTCGCGCACGCGGTCGAAGGCCTTCGCGATCGTCGAGTCCTCGTCGCGGATCGACCGCAGCCGCTCGATCGCGGCCTCGATGGCGTCGGCCGTGCCGACGTACGCGGTGCCGTGGCCCTCGACGACGCTCGCGTCGCCCGTGAGCGGCTCCGGCCTCATCGCTCGTCCTTCGCGAGCTCGACGTCGAGCTCGACGAACGCGCGCATGATGTCGTCGATCGACCGCGCGAGCCCCTCGGCCGCCTCGCGGAAGTCCTTGCGGTTGTCGTCCCACGTGTCGGCCGACTCGCGCACCTGGTGCGCGAGTCCGTCGTGCCCGACCGCCGCCGCGGCGGCGTCGGCGGTGTCGTCGTGCGCCGCGAACTGCGTCGCGACGTGGTCGAGGTTCGTCACGGCGCCGCGCAGGTCGCCGTACGAGATGCGGATGTCGTCGCCCACCGTGCTGCCTCCTCGCCGTCCCGCCCAGGCTATGCGTCGGCCCTGCGCGACCCCATGGGCAGGACTCCCCATCGACGCGTCGGGCGGCGATGCCTTGCCGCCCCGGACACGACGAAGGGGCCGACCACCGTGGTCGACCCCTTCGTGCGCGGATGGCTGCGGATCAGCCGCCGGCGAGCTGCTCGTCGAGCTGCTGGATCGCCTGCATCATGCCCGTGAGCGCCTCGGACATGTCGCCGATGCCGTCGACCGCCGTCGTCAGGCCCGAGGTCAGCTCCTCGTAGCCCTCGCCGAACTTGCCCGACGCGTGCTGCGTCTTGAAGTCCTCGCCCAGCAGCGTGTCGACCTTGCCCTTGAGCTGCTCGAGCGTCTGCACGATGTCGTCGCGCCCGTCGACGAGCGCCGCCGCGACCTGCTCCATCTCGCCATAGCTGGCACCGAAGTCCGTCATGGTCATCCCCTTCGTTCGGATCTCGCGGCCCGAACGGACCGTGTGCCACCACGCTACGAGCGCTGCCTGGGAACCACCATGGGCAGGACTCCCCATGCACTCGGCATGGGCAGTCCTGCCCATGCGTCAGTCGACGAGGCGGAGGGTGCCGAACGTCGCGATCGTCGCGTCGTGCAGCTGGCCGAGCGCACGCGGCGAGACCGGCGACGACTCGAGGCGCACGTGCCACGGTCCTCGGCGAGCGCCAAGCACGAGCACGCCCACGAGGTCGCCGTCGTCGCCGGCGAGGAGGTGCTTCGCGACGCGCGCCTCGTCGAGGTGCTCGGCGACGACGACGTCGACCGCGGGTGCGAGCACGCCGTCGTCGCCGAGGCCGACGAGCCGCGCCACCTCGACGTCGCCCGACGCGTCGGCGTGCGCGACGAGCAGATGCGCCGACGCGGGCTCGTCGGCGACGAGCGACAGGAACGTCGTCTCGTCGGTCTCGCGCCGTGCGCCGAGCGCCTCGTCGACGACCCTCGACGCCGAGGGCCCGTCGAGGCCCCAGCGTGCGGCGACTCGGCGTGCGAGGTCGTCGCGCCAGTCGTCCGCGACCGGCTCGCCGATGCCGGGCAGCGGCACCCAGGACGCGTCGTGCTCGAGCTCGATCCTCATGCTGCGACGTCCCACTCGAACGTCGCGAGCATCGCATCCGCGACCTGCTCGCTGCCGACGAGCAGCGGATGGTCGTCGGGCGCGTCGTCGGCGACGAGGATCGTCGCGACCGCGAGCAGGGCTCGCGTGCGTTCCGTGCCGGGCACGGGCGTGAGGTACGAGATCGTGCGGGTGCGGACACGGCCCTCGCCGACGGCCGTCGACGCATCCGTCGTCCAGCGCAGCATGCCGACGTCGCCGCGCAGCGGCTCGGCACCGTGCTTCGCGACGATCGCCGAGACCTGCTCGTCGAGCGACCCCGACGCCGCGGCGTGCTCGGTGAACGAGATCGTCATGGGCGCGAAGAAGCCGTCGAAGTCCTGCACCTGGTGCAGCACGAGGAAGGTGCTCGTGCGGCGCAGCCTCGCGCGGGCCTGCGCGAGCATCGCGCCGACGCTCGCGTCGAGGTCGGGCCGGTGCGCCGCCGCGAGGCGCGCGGACGCGGCGTCGCGCAGGGCGCCGACGCCGTCGTCGTCGGGGCGCAGCCCGTCCCAGCACGGGGCGAGCAGGATGCGGAACGGCGGGATGCGCGAGCCGGGCTTGCCCAGCAGCAGCTCGCGGACGCTCATGGTGTCGGACATCAGTCGCCCATCAGCCCGGCGGCCGAGTACGACGGCACGACGACGTTGCGCACGAGCACGTCGCCCGTGTGCCCGAGCAGCATCTCGGCGACGCCCGCGTTCGGGCCGAAGCCCAGCAGGTTCGTCGGGCTGAACGGGCGCGTGCGCTTCGCGACCTCCGCGACGCCCTTGATCGAGCCCGTGAGCAGCTCGATGGGGCTGCCCGCCTTGCCCGTGCCGTTGAGGATGCCGTTCTTGAAGCCCTGCTTGAACGCCGAGATCGTGTCGGGGTCGATCGCCGCCTTCAACGACTTGGCGTCGATGACCTTGCCGATCTTGCCGAACGGCACGACGCCCACGGCCGCCCACGCCACGTCGCCCCAGTCGGCGCGGCCCTGCGTCTTGAGGTAGAGCGTGCCGACGAGGGCCAGCACCGCGACCACGGCGGCGATCGCGCCGAGCACGGGTCCCGCGAGCACGAGCGCCGCGATCGCCAGCGCGATGCCCACGTACGTGAGCACCGTCACGAGCACCTCGACGATGTCGGCGAGCTTGTCGCGCCAGCCGTCCTCGAGGTCGTCGTCGATCGCATCCTCGAGCCCGTCGCGCGCGGCCTTGTACGCCGTCCACCAGGTGTCGTAGGCCTCGTCGAACGCCTTCGAGCGCTGGTCGTACGCCTCGCGCGCCTCGCTCGCCGCCGTCTGCGCCGCGCCGAGCGCCGCGAGCAGGTCGCCCTTGCCCTGACCGGGAGGCGCGGGCGCCTCGGGGTCGTCGTCGGGCGCCGACGAGTGCGCGTCGTCGGCCGTCGCGACGGCGTCGTTCGCCGTGAGGCACGCCGCCCACAGCTCCTCGAGGTCGGCGACGACGGGCGTCATCTCGGAGCGCGCCTCGATGACGGCGAGCCCGTAGGCCTCGATGAGCGCGCCGCTCGTCGAGTACCGCTCGCCCGCGGTGTCGAGATCCTCGTGCGAGCCCTTGACCGAGTCCTTGATGGCCGTGATCGACAGGCCCTTCTCGCCCGTCGCGCCATCCTCGTACTGCTTGAGCAGCGTCGCCGCCGTCTGCATGGCCTCGCCGAGCTCGCCCATCGTGCGTCCGCGCGACTGGATGGAGTAGCCGCGTCCCTCGATGACCTCGGGCTTGTGCTCGCCGACCGTGTACGGCAGCGCGCTCACGAGCCGGCTCCCTCGAACTGCGCGGCGGACTCCTCGTCGAGCCGCGTCCACTCGCCATGCGTGTTCTTCACCTGGTCGTAGACGGCCTGCAGCTTCTCGGCGAGCTCGCGGCGGTGGATCTTCCAGTTGTCGTGGAAGTCGCCGACGCGCTGCCGCAGCTCGCTCTCGCCGTCGGGCGAGCCGATCTCGTCGGCGAGGGTCGCGGACTCGGAGCCCGACGAGTCGAACTCGGCGAGGATGCCGGCGAGCTGGTCGCGCAGGTCGGCCAGGTCGTCGAGCCTGATGAGGATGTCGTCACCCAAGGGAGCGCCTTCCGTGTCGTCGCGTCATCGTGACGCAGGGCGGCCGTTCGGGCTCACGCTAGGTGGCCGGCCTGGATGTGTCGTGGACATGCGTCGGGGCCGGCCCCTCGGGAGGGACCGGCCCCGTGCGGCGAAGGTCGCTGGATCAGCCGCCGGCGAGCTGCTCGTCGAGCTGCTGGATCGCCTGCATCATGCCCGTGAGCGCCTCGGACATGTCGCCGATGCCGTCGACCGCCGTCGTCAGGCCCGAGGTCAGCTCCTCGTAGCCCTCGCCGAACTTGCCCGACGCGTGCTGCGTCTTGAAGTCCTCGCCCAGCAGCGTGTCGACCTTGCCCTTGAGCTGCTCGAGCGTCTGCACGATGTCGTCACGGCCGTCGACGAGCGCCGCCGCGACCTGCTCCATCTCGCCATAGCTTGCACCGAAGTCGGTCATGGCACTTCCTTCCCTGAAGTCCGTGATGGCCCATCCGGACCATCTGCGGACAACGCTACGAAGCGCGACGCGACCTGTCGATGGGCACAACTGCCCATGCGGTCAGCGCGCGTCGGCCATCCAGCGTCCGAGCCGACCGAGCGGTGCCTGGGCGGCGGCCGCGGCGGCCCCCGGCGACACGACGCCCTGCATGCGCAGCCACGCGACGGCGTCGGCGCGATCGGCGAGCAGGCGGTCGCGTTCGGCGTCCGGCAGGGCCGCGACGAGCCGCTCGACGGTCACGTCGTCGGGCGCGCCGGTCGCGACGGTCGACGGGGCCGAGCGTCTCCGCGCGAGCCGCAGCACCACGAGGTGCGCGACGCACGCGAGCGGACCGAGCAGGGCGACCGCGAGCCATGCCTGCCAGGCGTCGACGCCCTGCCGCTCGCCCACGAGCCCGATGCCCACGACGACGAGCAGCGCGACGAGCCCGATGCCGATCGTCGCGCTCGTGCCGTCGCCCGACGTGCCCCGGCGAGCGGCACGCACGGCGAGCACCGCCTGCACGAGCGCCGTGACGACCATCGACGCCGCCGCGACCGGCACCGCCGTCGCGCCGTCGACCGGGTCGATGCCGAGCGGGTCGCCGATGATCGCCGCCGCGCCCCACAGCGGCGCCCACACGACCGCGAGCCCCACGATCACGACGGCCACGACGGCGATGCCGAAGCCCACGCGCCAGCCCCTGCCGCCCATCGCGACGGCGCGACCGGCCGCGCCGAGCGCGCGCAGGATGCTCGGATGCTCGTGCAGCACGTGCGCCTCGAGCTCGTCCCAGTCGGGGCGCGCGCCGCGCGGCAGCGAGCGCACCCACTCGGCGGCGCTCGTCACGCGCGCACCGTCCACTCCTCGCCGCCGTGCGAGAGCCCGGGATCGCCGAGGTCGGCGCCCTGCCACGGCTCGCCGCCGATCGCGAGCGCCAGGTCGCGCGCGAGCACGCGCACGTCGTCGAGCAGCGCCGGCAGCAGCATCGCGAGCGTCGGCTCGAGGGTCACGACCACGAGCACGCGCTCGTCGGCGAACGCCGCCTGCCAGCCCATGATCGCGACGTCGTCGACCTCCTGCGAGTGGAACCACTCCCAGCCCACGCCCATGCGCGCCTCGCCGAGCGCCGTCACGACGTCACCGTCGTGTCCGAGCAGCTCCGCACGCACGGCGTCGACGCCCGGCGACTCGTGCACCGACACCCGCACGACGCCCGCGACGGGCACCGCCTCGGGCCACAGCTGCAGCACGAGCACGTCCTCTGGCTGCACGAGCTCCGTCGCCCGCTCGACCACGGCGGGCACGAGCACCTCGCCCGCCTCGCCCCAGTGCGCCGTCGCGGGACGGATGCGATCCGTCGCCTCCGCGATCCACGCAGCGCGTGCGGCGTCGTCCACGCCGAGCGGCACCTGCAGCACGCGGTCGCTCGACGCGTGCGCCTCGACGACGACGTCGAGCGTCGTCATGCGCTCGCCCCCGCGGGGCGGCGCCATCGCAGGGTCGCGACCATCGCATCCATGAGGAACCGCGTGGCGACGAGCAGCGGCTCGTCGTCGGGCACGTCGACGGGATGCGGCATGACGGCCGTGAGCACGAGCATGCGCGAGCGGTTCGTGCGCGGCACGGGCGTCAGGTAGTGCACGGTCGTGATGCCGAGGCGCTGGCCGTCCTGCACCGTCTCATCGCGCGCCTCGCGGCGCACGAAGCGCCGGTCGTCGCCGAGCGGCGTGCCGCCGTCGGCGATGAGGCCCGCGACGGCGGCGTCGAGGCCCTCGCCGCCGCTCCCCGACCGGAACGCTGCGCTGAGGCTCGCGGGCACGTAGCCCTCGACGTCGCCGATCGGCAGGATCACCGCCGCGCCGCCCGCGCGCTGCAGCTGCTCGAACGCCTCGAGCAGCGACTGGCGCATGCGGGCGTACAGCTCGGGCCGATGCGCGCGCATGAGCCGCTCGCGAGCCTGCTGCAGCAGGGCGTCGCGCGAGTCGTCGGAGGCATCCATCCGCACCCACCCGTCGGGCAGCTGCAGCACGAACTCGGGATCGGAGGCGCCGAGCTCGGCGCGGAGCGACGACATCACGCCTCGACCCTACCGATCGAGTGCCGAGCCATCAGTTGAAGAGCCGTGCGTAGAGGCCCTCGCCGGTGCCGAGCCCGAGGCCGGTGTTGAGTCGGCCGAGCATCGTCATCTGCGTCGACATGAAGATGTCGAGGCCCTGCATGCTTCCGAGCTTGCCCATGTCCTTGCCCGTGTGCAGGCGCGCCATGATGTCGACGAACCGGCCCTCGGTGCCGTGGTTGCGGGCGAAGTGCGAGAACGAGTTGCGCAGGCCCTGCGACATCGACCCCGTGTGGCGGAACGCCGCCTTGCCCGAGCCGAGCACGACCGACATCTCGGTGCGGATCGCCGACCGCCCGGGACCCGTGAGCAGGCCGCCGGCCACGTCGTCCATGAACTTCATCGAGCCGAGCTTCGACAGGCTGCCGAAGGGTATGACGCCGATCGCGGCGCCGATCACGTCGCCCCAGCCCGCATCGCCGCGGCTCTTCTGGTAGAGCGTGAGCACGAGCGTCGCGATCGCCACGACCGCCGCGAGGGCGCCGATGATCGGGCCGCCGATGACGAGCGCCGCGACCATGAGCACGACGCCCGCCCACTTCAGCACCGTCAGGGCACCCGCGACGAAGCCGTCGAGGTCGTCCCAGCGGGAGTCCTTGATCTTGCCGGCGAGCGCGGTGCCGATGTCGTCGGCCGCCTGCTCGAACGCCGTCTCCCACGTGTCGTAGTCGTCGTCGAACAGGTCGGCCTCGGCGAGCCAGGCGTCGTACGCCTCCTGCTTCGCGTCGTCCTCGGCCTGCTGGCTCTTCGCCTCGTCGCTGCCCTCGTCGGGCTGCAGGAAGCCGCCCACGCCGCGACCGTCCTTGTCGCCGGGCAGGTCCTCGTACGTCTGCCAGAGGGTCTCGCAGTTCGTGACGTGGTCGTTGAGGCCCTCCTGCACCTGCGAGAGCGCGAAGCCGTAGCGCCACACGACGGGACCCGTGGGCGTGTACAGCTCTCCGGCCTCCTTCAGCGTGCCGTGCGAGCTGCCGACGCCCTCGATGAGCTTCTCGACCGCCTTGCCCTTGAGGCCGTGGGTGCCGTCGGCGAGCGACTGCAGCACCGCGGCGCTGTCGGTCATCGTCTCGCCGAGCTGCCGGATCTCGGTGCCGCGCTGCATGATGCGCCCCGGCCGACCCTCGAGCCGCTCGATCTCGCGGTCGTCGCGCGACCGCTCCATGCCGCCGAACCAGCCCATCAGCCCTCCATGCCCTTCGCCGTCTCGACGTCCCAGTCGGTGAAGCCGTCGAGCACGCCCTGCACGTGCTCCTGCACCTTCTTGAGGTCGTCGCGCAGCTCGTCGCGCTTGTCGTCCCAGCGATCCTCGAAGTCCTCGACGGCCTCGCGCAGCCGGTCGCGGCCGAACGGGTCGCCGATCGCCTCCTCGAGGCGGTCGGCGCGACCCTCGGCGGCGTCGAACTCGCCGACGATCGTCACGAGGTACTCGTTCAGCGTGCGCAGGTCCTCGAACTTCACGAGCACGTCCATGCGAGCCTCCTAGCAGCCTGATGGGGAACGACCTCCACGCTAGGAGGCGCCGCTGGACGACGCCATGGGGAGGACTCCCCATGGCGTCGTCACGCGGGAGGCAGGACCGTCGCCTCGCTCACGAGCTCGTCGGCGGCGCCGGCGGGCACCGCGACGCGACCGAGCGGCACGGGCGCCGTCGCCGTCTGCACCAGCGGCATCTGCATCGTGACCGCACGGCCCGACTGCACGAAGATCCCTCGGCCCACGGGGAAGTCGACGCGCTTGACCTTCGGGAAGGGCACCTTGAACACCGAGTCGCCGTCGAACGAGTCGGGCTTGAGGATGATGCCCTTGCGGCCCGCCTTGAAGTCGCCGATGAACCCGAAGCCGCTCGTGACCTGCGCCACGTCGACGTCGCCGACGAGGAAGTGGTCGGAGCGGTTCACGGCCTGCATGAGCTCCTTGAGCTTGCGCTCGGCGTCGGAGTCGGCGAACTGCGGCACGTTCTCCATCACGATCATGATGCGACCGGGGATCGTCTCGTCCTTCACGATGTCGACGAGCTCGGTCGCGAGCGCCTTCGCGTCGTCGACCGTCACGGCGCTGCGCACCCACGGCGCGTAGTCCTTCAGCACCGTGCGGCGGCCGGCGAAGTGGAACAGGCGCACGTCGGGGTCGTAGCGCAGCATGCTGTTGACGATCGCCTTCATGGCGTTCGTCTTGCCCGACTCCGGCGGTCCGGCGACGATGAACGTGCCGATCGGGTCGAACTCGCGCGGCGCGAGCGTGTCCTCGGCGACGCCCAGCACGGGGAAGTCCTTGATGCGGGCAGGCAGCTTGTCCTCCGACAGCCGCGTCGGCAGCGCGCCGATCTCCTCGACCTCGCGCGCCCCCTGCCTGCGCAGCTCCTCGGCCAGCTGCCCCATGAGCTTCGACTGCTCGGCGACGTTCGGCGTGCCGCCGAGCACGGCGATCTGCGTCTCGAAGCCGTCGACGATCGCGCGGCCGGGCGCCGACTGCTCGTCGAGCACGTCGCGCGCGACGCCCACCATGACGTACGCGTTCTCGTCGGCGAGGCGCAGCACGACGCGGCGCGACACGTTCGACGAGACGCCCGTCGGCACGGCGCCCGAGCGGTCGGCCGTGAAGATGGCGTGCACGCCCAGCGGGCGACCCTCGCCGAGGATCCGCATGAAGACGGCGTAGAACGGCGCCCGCGCGCTCGTCATGTCCCACTCCGACTTGAACTG
The sequence above is a segment of the Agrococcus jejuensis genome. Coding sequences within it:
- a CDS encoding WXG100 family type VII secretion target, which encodes MTDFGASYGEMEQVAAALVDGRDDIVQTLEQLKGKVDTLLGEDFKTQHASGKFGEGYEELTSGLTTAVDGIGDMSEALTGMMQAIQQLDEQLAGG
- a CDS encoding WXG100 family type VII secretion target, which encodes MTDFGASYGEMEQVAAALVDGRDDIVQTLEQLKGKVDTLLGEDFKTQHASGKFGEGYEELTSGLTTAVDGIGDMSEALTGMMQAIQQLDEQLAGG